Within Dysgonomonas sp. HDW5A, the genomic segment CGGTGAATCGGGAGAGGTAGTCATAAAAACCAATAACGGTAAACCTCTTGGCTTATTTATGGGCTATTATCGGGATGAAGCACTTACTAATCAAGTGTATTATGATAATGTATATCATACAGGTGATTCTGCTTGGAGGGACGAAGATGGTTACTTCTGGTTTATCGGCCGTATTGATGACGTTATAAAAAGCTCGGGTTACCGTATAGGGCCATTTGAAGTTGAAAGTGCTCTTATGACTCATCCTGCTGTTGTAGAATGTGCCATAACAGGCGTACCTGACGAAATACGTGGTCAGGTGATAAAAGCAACTATTATACTTGCTGGCGATTACAAAGAGAAAGCAGGAGAAGCACTTATTAAGGAAATACAGGATCATGTAAAAAACGTGACTGCTCCCTATAAATACCCGCGAATTATAGAATTTGTGGAAGAATTACCCAAAACAATAAGTGGTAAAATAAAACGGGCAGAAATACGGAAGCAATAAAGTCTTGAGAAGAAATATAATCCGCTTTATAAATACCTGCCTACAGTAATAATAGACAGGTATTTTTTTCATTCGAGATTTTATTAACTTTGTGAGATATCATTAGCAAAGGTCACTGACCTTATTTGAAATAAAATGAAAAAAGAAGATTCGGAAAAAAAGCGGATAGTTATTAAGATAGGCAGTAATGTATTAACCCGAAAGGATGGCACATTAGACGTCACACGTATGTCTGCATTGGTAGATCAGATTGCCGAACTACGTAAATCGGGTATTGAAATTATTCTCGTTTCATCGGGTGCCGTTGCTTCGGGAAAATCGACAATCCGACCGAAATCGAAATTAGATGTTGTGTCGGCTCGGCAATTATTTTCAGCAATAGGACAAGTAAGACTTATTAATCAATATTTTACATTGTTTGACAACTACAATATAGTTTGTGGTCAGATATTAGCAACAAAAGAAGACTTTTCTACTCGCAGGCATTATCTCAATCAGCGTAATTGTATGACTGTAATGCTTCAAAATGGAGTGACACCTATTGTGAATGAAAATGATACAATTTCTGTTAATGAATTAATGTTTACCGATAATGACGAGTTATCCGGATTAGTTGCAACTATGATGAATTGCCATACATTGATTATATTGAGTAATATTGACGGTATATATAATGGCAATCCATCGGATCCTAAAGCAAGTGTAATTCATGAAATAGATCCGAAGAAAGATCAGATAGAAGAATTTATACAAACATCGAAGTCTACATCGGGACGTGGCGGTATGCAA encodes:
- the proB gene encoding glutamate 5-kinase, whose protein sequence is MKKEDSEKKRIVIKIGSNVLTRKDGTLDVTRMSALVDQIAELRKSGIEIILVSSGAVASGKSTIRPKSKLDVVSARQLFSAIGQVRLINQYFTLFDNYNIVCGQILATKEDFSTRRHYLNQRNCMTVMLQNGVTPIVNENDTISVNELMFTDNDELSGLVATMMNCHTLIILSNIDGIYNGNPSDPKASVIHEIDPKKDQIEEFIQTSKSTSGRGGMQTKYNIARKIAEEGIEVIIANGKKDNILLNLISDPKTICTRFKASKKAVSTVKKWIAHSESFAKGEVHINDGAKEALISEKAVSLLPVGIVKIEGDFEPDDIVKIIDSQKKQIGVGRIAFDNKTVEKLIGKSNEKPIIHYDYLYIDK